One Mobula hypostoma chromosome X2, sMobHyp1.1, whole genome shotgun sequence genomic window carries:
- the LOC134340728 gene encoding zinc finger protein 239-like gives MKRNESPGKFLLMMNWRYRHRHTYGACASQEPQRIKGSLDCGGFWGFTQSSKLQIHQQVHKGERPFTCSECGKRFTRSSNLLVHQAVHTGKRPLACSNSGKGFTRSSKLLAHQVVHTREMPFTCSDCGKRFIWSSNLRVHQRVRTGAKPFNCSDCGNGFTRSSEMKAHHLIHTGKRPFTCSDCRKGFTRSSNLKQVHTGQTPFTCSNCCKGFTRSSSIQRHQ, from the exons ATGAAGAGGAACGAGAGCCCCGGGAAGTTTCTGCTGATGATGAACTGGCGCTACCGCCACCGCCATACCTATGGCGCATGCGCATCGCAGGAACCGCAGCGGATAAAAGGGTCTCTCGATTGTGGGGGCTTCTGG ggattcactcagtcatccaaactACAGATACACCAACAAGTTCACaaaggggagaggccattcacttgctcagaatgtgggaagaggtTTACACGGTCATCTAACCTACTGGTACACCAGGCAGTTCACACTGGGAAGAGGCCATTGGCCTGCTCAAatagtgggaagggattcactcggtcatctaagCTACTGGCACACCAGGTAGTTCACACTAGAGAgatgccattcacctgctcagactgtgggaagaggttTATTTGGTCATCTAACCTAAGGGTACACCAGCGAGTTCGCACTGGGGCAAAGCCATTcaactgctcagactgtgggaatggattcactcggtcatctgaaaTGAAGGCCCATCATTTAATTCACACTGGcaagagaccattcacctgctcagactgtagGAAGGGATTTACTCGGTCATCtaatctgaag caagttcacactgggcagacaccattcacctgctccaacTGTTgtaagggattcactcggtcatccagcATACAGAGACACCAGTGA